A genomic stretch from Bacillus sp. N1-1 includes:
- the hemB gene encoding porphobilinogen synthase: METANFHRHRRLRRSESMRSLVRETYLHKEDFIYPIFAVEEENVKREIPSMPGVYHYSLDRLNEEVREVVDLGIKSIMMFGVPNHKDAVGSEAYCDTGIVQKAIAQIKDEFPELTVIADTCLCQYTDHGHCGVIENGYVQNDESLELLTKTAISQAKAGADMIAPSNMMDGFVAAIRHGLDEAGFVDVPIMSYAVKFSSAFYGPFRDAAHSTPQFGDRKTYQMDPANRLEAIREAESDIEEGADFLMVKPALSYLDIIRELKDRFPLPMVAYNVSGEYSMIKAASQNGWLNEEEVVLEKLTSMKRAGADLIITYFAKDAARWLNQ, encoded by the coding sequence ATGGAAACAGCAAACTTTCATCGTCACCGTCGATTAAGACGTTCTGAATCAATGAGATCCCTCGTAAGAGAAACGTATTTACATAAAGAGGATTTTATCTATCCGATTTTTGCAGTTGAAGAAGAAAATGTGAAAAGAGAAATTCCTTCTATGCCAGGTGTTTATCACTATTCATTAGACCGGTTGAATGAAGAAGTGCGTGAAGTAGTTGATCTTGGTATTAAATCCATTATGATGTTTGGTGTTCCAAACCATAAAGATGCCGTTGGTTCAGAGGCTTACTGTGATACGGGGATTGTCCAAAAAGCAATTGCGCAAATTAAAGATGAGTTTCCTGAGTTAACTGTTATTGCAGATACATGCTTGTGTCAATATACAGATCACGGGCACTGTGGCGTGATTGAGAATGGTTACGTACAAAATGATGAATCTCTTGAACTACTTACTAAAACAGCGATTTCTCAAGCTAAAGCAGGAGCTGATATGATTGCGCCATCGAACATGATGGATGGTTTCGTAGCGGCCATTCGTCATGGCCTTGATGAAGCAGGTTTTGTTGATGTTCCTATTATGAGCTATGCTGTGAAATTCTCATCTGCCTTTTATGGTCCATTTCGTGATGCTGCTCACAGTACGCCACAGTTTGGTGATCGCAAAACGTATCAAATGGATCCAGCTAATCGACTCGAAGCCATTCGAGAAGCAGAGAGTGACATTGAAGAAGGCGCTGATTTCTTAATGGTAAAACCGGCCCTTTCTTATCTTGATATCATTCGCGAACTAAAAGACCGCTTCCCACTTCCAATGGTTGCCTATAACGTTAGCGGGGAATATTCCATGATAAAAGCCGCAAGTCAAAATGGGTGGCTGAATGAAGAAGAAGTGGTTCTTGAGAAATTAACAAGCATGAAGCGTGCAGGCGCAGACTTAATCATTACTTACTTTGCGAAAGACGCTGCTCGCTGGCTAAATCAATAG
- the hemL gene encoding glutamate-1-semialdehyde 2,1-aminomutase: protein MGNYERSKEAFKEASKVMPGGVNSPVRAFKSVGMDPIFMEKGKGSKIYDIDQNEYIDYVLSYGPLILGHADEQVVDRLKEVTELGTSFGAPSQYETKLAELVIERVPSIEIVRMVNSGTEATMSALRLARGYTGRNKILKFEGCYHGHGDSLLIKAGSGVATLGLPDSPGVPEGIAKNTITVPYNDLESLRYAFEEFGDDIAGVIIEPVAGNMGVVPPQQGYLEEIRKITEDNGTLLIFDEVMTGFRVGYNCAQGYYNVTPDLTCLGKVIGGGLPVGAYGGKKEIMEQIAPSGPIYQAGTLSGNPLAMTAGYETLSQLTPESYQDFERKAERLGKGLSKAAAKYNIPHTVNRAGSMVGFFFTNEDVINFETASSSNLEHFTNYFKEMLAQGISLPPSQFEGMFLSTAHTEHDIDETIAAAEAAFSKLV from the coding sequence ATGGGTAATTATGAACGTTCCAAAGAAGCATTTAAGGAAGCATCTAAAGTAATGCCAGGTGGCGTGAACAGTCCAGTAAGGGCTTTTAAGTCAGTTGGTATGGATCCGATTTTTATGGAAAAAGGAAAAGGCTCTAAAATTTATGACATCGATCAAAACGAATACATCGACTATGTACTTTCCTATGGTCCGCTCATTCTTGGCCATGCTGATGAGCAGGTTGTTGATCGGCTTAAAGAGGTAACGGAGCTTGGTACGAGTTTTGGAGCACCTAGTCAGTATGAAACAAAACTTGCTGAGCTTGTGATTGAACGAGTACCATCAATTGAGATCGTACGTATGGTAAACTCGGGAACGGAAGCTACGATGAGTGCGTTGCGTTTAGCTAGAGGTTACACAGGTCGCAATAAAATACTTAAGTTTGAAGGATGCTATCATGGTCACGGTGACTCCTTGCTAATTAAAGCTGGGTCTGGCGTCGCCACCCTAGGCCTTCCGGATAGTCCAGGCGTACCTGAAGGCATTGCTAAAAACACCATTACAGTACCATATAATGATCTCGAAAGCCTTCGTTATGCGTTCGAGGAGTTCGGAGATGATATCGCTGGCGTTATCATCGAGCCTGTAGCGGGCAACATGGGTGTTGTGCCACCTCAGCAGGGATACCTTGAAGAAATTCGTAAGATCACAGAGGATAATGGAACGCTTCTTATTTTTGATGAAGTTATGACTGGCTTCCGCGTAGGTTACAACTGTGCCCAAGGGTACTATAATGTTACGCCTGATTTAACTTGTCTTGGGAAAGTAATTGGTGGAGGCTTACCGGTTGGTGCCTATGGTGGTAAAAAGGAAATCATGGAGCAAATTGCTCCAAGCGGTCCGATCTATCAAGCGGGTACACTTAGTGGAAATCCACTTGCGATGACAGCAGGATATGAAACACTTTCGCAACTCACACCAGAAAGCTACCAGGATTTCGAACGTAAAGCAGAGCGACTTGGAAAAGGGCTTTCAAAAGCTGCAGCAAAATACAATATCCCTCATACCGTTAATCGTGCGGGGTCGATGGTTGGCTTCTTCTTTACGAACGAGGATGTTATTAACTTTGAAACAGCATCTTCTTCTAACCTTGAACACTTTACAAACTATTTTAAAGAAATGCTTGCACAAGGAATTTCACTACCCCCATCTCAATTTGAAGGAATGTTTCTTTCAACTGCTCATACTGAGCACGACATCGATGAAACAATTGCTGCTGCAGAAGCGGCTTTCTCAAAGCTTGTTTAA
- a CDS encoding DUF5668 domain-containing protein, whose product MKRQSIFPGVLFIGIGLYYLFQTLNLPFSDHLMNWQVILIVIGLAMIIQGSIAKEGNMLFPGILLLGLGVHFYFVTKIAVWPDSWGMYTLILSAAYLVTYYKTKKSGLIPGLLLLALSIIELLYSGLELWLNSTFSFVGKFWPLALIAIGIYLVSKKK is encoded by the coding sequence TTGAAACGTCAAAGTATTTTTCCGGGAGTTTTATTTATTGGAATCGGACTTTATTATTTATTTCAAACGCTAAACCTTCCCTTTTCAGATCATCTCATGAATTGGCAAGTTATTTTAATTGTGATAGGTCTTGCCATGATCATTCAAGGTTCTATTGCAAAAGAAGGGAATATGCTTTTTCCGGGAATTTTGCTCCTTGGGCTTGGTGTACATTTCTATTTTGTCACTAAAATCGCCGTTTGGCCTGATAGCTGGGGAATGTATACACTGATCCTGAGTGCAGCTTATCTGGTTACATACTATAAAACAAAAAAAAGCGGTCTGATCCCCGGGTTACTATTACTTGCCCTTTCCATTATTGAACTTCTTTATTCTGGTTTAGAACTCTGGCTCAACTCTACCTTTTCCTTTGTAGGCAAGTTTTGGCCGCTTGCTTTAATTGCTATAGGAATTTACCTTGTCTCGAAAAAAAAGTAA
- the ccsA gene encoding cytochrome c biogenesis protein CcsA, protein MTNASWLYDITILLYALSVLGYFIDFLQNSRKVNQFAFWLLSIVWVLQSAFLVTQIIEIGGFPILTPFEGLFFYAWVIVSLSLLINWFFRVDFFVFFANVLGFSIMAINLFATREQASSLLTEQLMSELSIIHITMAFLSYGAFSLSFIFSIMYLILYQMLKRKKWNKRLRRFGDLSQLEKLSYLCSVLGVPLLLLSLILGIVWAILKVDQFSLFDAKVIISFFVLGAYSTYLYQKVAREMEGRSLALWNVAAFLIVLINVFLSGTLSEFHFWYV, encoded by the coding sequence GTGACCAACGCCAGCTGGCTTTATGATATAACCATTTTGCTTTATGCCCTTAGTGTACTGGGTTATTTTATTGATTTCTTGCAAAACAGCCGGAAAGTAAATCAGTTTGCTTTCTGGTTGCTTTCTATTGTTTGGGTGCTGCAAAGTGCGTTTCTTGTAACGCAGATTATTGAAATTGGCGGTTTCCCGATTTTAACACCTTTTGAGGGGTTATTTTTTTATGCATGGGTGATTGTATCGCTATCGCTCTTGATTAACTGGTTTTTTCGAGTCGATTTTTTTGTCTTTTTTGCAAATGTACTCGGTTTCAGCATTATGGCTATCAATTTATTTGCCACTAGAGAGCAGGCTTCAAGTTTGCTCACGGAACAATTGATGTCTGAGCTGTCGATTATTCACATTACGATGGCTTTTTTATCATATGGGGCATTTTCGCTTTCGTTTATTTTTTCAATCATGTATTTGATTCTTTACCAGATGTTGAAGAGAAAAAAATGGAATAAACGATTAAGAAGGTTTGGCGATCTATCCCAGCTTGAGAAGCTTTCCTATTTATGTAGCGTTCTCGGCGTTCCACTTCTATTACTAAGTCTTATATTAGGAATTGTTTGGGCAATCTTAAAGGTAGACCAATTTAGCTTGTTCGATGCTAAAGTAATTATTTCGTTTTTTGTACTAGGCGCCTATAGTACTTATTTATATCAAAAAGTGGCTAGAGAGATGGAGGGGCGTTCCCTCGCGTTATGGAACGTTGCTGCGTTTCTTATCGTATTAATTAATGTCTTCCTTTCTGGAACATTGTCAGAATTTCATTTCTGGTATGTATAA
- a CDS encoding amino acid ABC transporter ATP-binding protein: MVEKAEMIRVEKLNKSFGDLHVLKDIDLEVNESDVVVLIGASGSGKSTLLRCMNFLEIKNSGNVIIEGETIDPQKNDLNKVRQRVGMVFQHFNLFPHKSVLENVIEAPLMVKKIKRAEAEKEGKELLAKVGLGDKANVYPNKLSGGQKQRVAIARALAMKPDIMLFDEPTSALDPELVGEVLSTMKELAKEGMTMVVVTHEMGFAREVGDWVVYMHDGKIVEKGHPSELFNEPKEQRTQDFLSSIL; the protein is encoded by the coding sequence ATGGTAGAAAAAGCAGAAATGATTCGAGTAGAGAAATTGAACAAATCATTTGGAGATCTTCACGTCCTAAAGGATATTGATCTTGAAGTAAATGAAAGCGACGTTGTTGTGCTTATTGGCGCCAGTGGCTCTGGTAAGAGTACACTGCTTCGGTGCATGAATTTTCTTGAGATCAAAAATAGCGGAAACGTTATTATTGAAGGCGAAACGATTGACCCTCAAAAAAATGATTTAAATAAAGTCAGGCAGCGCGTCGGCATGGTGTTTCAACATTTTAACCTTTTTCCTCATAAATCGGTTTTAGAGAATGTCATTGAAGCTCCATTAATGGTGAAAAAAATAAAGCGGGCCGAAGCGGAGAAAGAAGGAAAGGAACTCCTTGCAAAAGTAGGTCTTGGAGATAAAGCGAACGTCTATCCTAACAAACTTTCCGGCGGTCAGAAGCAGAGAGTTGCCATTGCACGAGCGCTTGCCATGAAGCCTGATATTATGTTGTTTGACGAGCCGACATCAGCGCTTGATCCTGAGTTAGTGGGAGAAGTTCTATCTACTATGAAAGAACTAGCAAAAGAGGGAATGACGATGGTTGTTGTCACGCATGAGATGGGTTTTGCTCGAGAGGTAGGAGATTGGGTCGTCTACATGCATGATGGAAAAATCGTAGAGAAAGGCCACCCTAGTGAGTTATTTAATGAACCAAAGGAACAGAGAACGCAGGACTTTTTAAGTTCTATTTTATAA
- a CDS encoding uroporphyrinogen-III synthase: MVTRAREQAATFTKLIEEREGISIEIPLISFQPRNQLLNSIELSEFSWLLFTSANGVRFFLKQANIPKGIKVGAVGSKTAKALKRYGIQIDLMPNDFVAEGLVAALAKQAEPNEKILLPRGNLGRAVLPGQLSKLGYDVTDLPIYDTVIPFESKAALKKIVHNKDCDVITFTSSSTVHHFVQLLDADNLKDHLIGITIVVIGPITEKTLRSYGIVPQVVPDQYTIEGMLESLERFFNK, from the coding sequence ATGGTCACGAGAGCTAGGGAGCAGGCAGCGACATTTACGAAATTAATTGAAGAAAGAGAGGGGATTTCGATTGAAATCCCTCTTATTTCGTTCCAACCCCGTAATCAATTGCTAAATTCGATTGAATTAAGTGAATTTAGCTGGCTCTTATTTACGAGTGCCAATGGCGTACGTTTTTTCTTGAAGCAGGCGAATATTCCAAAAGGTATAAAAGTTGGCGCGGTTGGAAGTAAAACAGCAAAAGCCCTGAAGCGGTACGGAATTCAAATTGATCTTATGCCAAATGATTTTGTGGCTGAAGGACTAGTTGCCGCTCTGGCAAAGCAAGCTGAGCCTAATGAGAAAATACTGCTACCAAGAGGGAATCTTGGTCGAGCGGTATTACCTGGGCAATTAAGCAAGTTAGGGTATGATGTAACCGATTTACCAATCTACGATACAGTTATTCCGTTTGAGTCGAAAGCAGCATTAAAAAAGATCGTTCATAACAAAGATTGTGATGTCATAACGTTCACCTCTTCGTCAACAGTTCATCATTTTGTACAGCTTCTCGATGCAGACAATTTGAAAGATCACCTCATAGGCATCACAATAGTGGTAATTGGCCCGATTACTGAGAAAACGCTACGATCATACGGCATCGTACCCCAAGTCGTGCCTGACCAATATACCATTGAAGGAATGCTTGAAAGCCTTGAGCGATTTTTTAATAAATAG
- the hemC gene encoding hydroxymethylbilane synthase, with protein MRKIVVGSRRSKLAITQTKWVISKLKELNPGVDFEIKEIVTRGDKILDVTLSKVGGKGLFVKEIEDAMLNGDIDMAVHSMKDMPSVLPDGLMIGCIPEREDHRDVIISESKKTFRELPEGAVIGTSSLRRGAQLKAIRPDVEIKWIRGNIDTRIRKLKDEDYDAIVLAAAGLHRMGWSKEIVTEYLDPDLCVPAVGQGALSIECRESDDELKAILEKFSDQETTRTVLAERAFLHTLEGGCQVPIAGHATLNGDKVTVTGLVGEPDGSVIIKEMEMGSDPIQVGNMLANRMKEQGAKDILDRVKEELDQ; from the coding sequence ATGCGTAAAATTGTCGTAGGCTCAAGAAGAAGTAAATTAGCGATTACTCAAACGAAGTGGGTGATCAGTAAGTTAAAGGAGTTAAACCCCGGCGTAGATTTTGAAATAAAAGAGATCGTCACTCGTGGTGACAAAATCCTGGACGTTACCCTTTCCAAAGTTGGAGGAAAAGGATTATTTGTTAAGGAAATTGAAGACGCGATGTTAAACGGTGATATCGATATGGCTGTTCATAGTATGAAAGATATGCCTTCTGTTCTTCCAGATGGTCTTATGATTGGCTGTATTCCAGAACGTGAAGATCATCGAGATGTCATTATATCTGAATCAAAAAAAACATTTAGAGAACTACCTGAGGGTGCTGTTATTGGTACAAGTAGTCTAAGACGCGGGGCACAGTTAAAAGCGATACGTCCTGATGTTGAAATTAAGTGGATTCGCGGAAATATTGACACGCGTATCCGTAAATTAAAAGACGAAGATTACGATGCGATTGTGCTAGCCGCTGCAGGTCTACATCGCATGGGTTGGTCAAAAGAAATTGTAACAGAGTACCTTGATCCTGACTTATGCGTTCCGGCTGTTGGGCAGGGAGCACTCTCCATCGAGTGTCGAGAGAGCGATGATGAGTTAAAAGCGATTCTTGAGAAATTTAGCGATCAAGAAACAACGAGGACAGTATTAGCAGAACGAGCTTTCCTTCATACACTTGAAGGAGGTTGTCAGGTTCCAATTGCAGGTCATGCGACTCTTAATGGTGACAAAGTAACTGTTACGGGCCTTGTTGGAGAACCGGATGGATCTGTTATTATTAAAGAAATGGAAATGGGTAGTGATCCTATACAAGTAGGAAATATGCTTGCGAATCGAATGAAGGAACAGGGTGCTAAAGATATCCTTGATCGTGTGAAAGAGGAATTAGATCAATGA
- the hemA gene encoding glutamyl-tRNA reductase, which translates to MHILVVGLNHKTAPVEIREKLSFQENDLPEALDKLRHSKSILEAVILSTCNRTELYVVADQLHTGRYYSKAFLSEWFGIDKEEFSPYLVIRESDAATEHLYRVASGLDSLVIGETQILGQVRDAFLLAQHSETTGTIFNQLFKQAITLAKRSHSETEIGENAVSVSYAAVELAKKIFGGLQNKHVVILGAGKMGELTAKNLQSNGVDQVTVVNRTLEKATELASRFKGQARSMDEVETALADADILISSTGSTNYVLTEQNVRPLLKKRRGRPLFMVDIAVPRDLDPSLNNMDSVFLYDIDDLEGIVETNIAERKKEAEKIELMIEEDLVQFREWLNTLGVVPMITALRTKALAIQAETMNSIERKLPNLTDRERKVLSKHTKSIVNQLLRDPIVRVKEMAAEPNAEESLEIFTKIFAIEEEIERELHKQRVKENEEKRQHESVDYSPLLQASQLRS; encoded by the coding sequence ATGCACATCCTGGTCGTAGGGTTGAACCACAAAACAGCCCCTGTGGAAATACGAGAGAAACTTTCCTTTCAGGAGAATGATTTGCCTGAAGCATTAGATAAGTTGCGTCACTCTAAAAGTATTCTAGAAGCGGTGATCTTATCAACATGTAACCGTACAGAGTTATATGTTGTTGCTGATCAGCTTCATACAGGGAGATATTATTCAAAAGCTTTTCTATCTGAATGGTTCGGAATTGATAAAGAAGAATTTTCACCATATCTAGTGATTCGCGAAAGCGATGCGGCGACAGAACACCTTTATCGTGTAGCATCTGGACTTGATTCGCTTGTCATCGGGGAAACGCAAATACTTGGACAAGTTCGCGATGCTTTCTTGCTTGCTCAGCACTCAGAGACAACAGGAACAATTTTTAATCAGCTCTTTAAGCAGGCGATTACTCTTGCTAAACGGTCCCATTCTGAAACCGAAATTGGAGAAAACGCCGTTTCGGTCAGCTATGCTGCAGTTGAGTTAGCGAAGAAGATTTTTGGTGGGCTTCAAAATAAACACGTTGTCATTCTTGGCGCAGGCAAAATGGGTGAGCTTACTGCTAAGAACTTGCAAAGTAACGGCGTAGATCAAGTAACAGTCGTGAATCGTACGCTTGAGAAAGCAACAGAGCTTGCTTCTCGTTTTAAAGGACAGGCTCGTTCTATGGATGAAGTAGAAACTGCGCTTGCTGATGCAGACATTCTAATCAGTTCAACTGGATCTACAAACTATGTTTTAACGGAGCAAAATGTAAGACCGCTTCTCAAAAAGCGTAGAGGTCGTCCATTGTTTATGGTCGATATTGCTGTTCCGAGAGATCTAGATCCATCCCTTAATAATATGGACTCCGTTTTCTTGTACGATATTGACGATCTAGAAGGAATTGTTGAAACAAACATTGCAGAACGTAAGAAAGAAGCAGAGAAAATTGAACTAATGATTGAAGAAGATCTTGTTCAATTTAGAGAGTGGCTTAATACACTCGGCGTTGTACCGATGATTACAGCTTTACGTACGAAGGCACTTGCGATTCAAGCAGAAACAATGAATAGTATTGAACGTAAATTGCCTAACTTAACGGATCGAGAACGAAAAGTATTAAGTAAACATACGAAAAGTATAGTGAACCAGCTGCTACGTGATCCCATTGTTCGTGTGAAGGAGATGGCTGCAGAGCCAAATGCAGAGGAGTCGCTTGAGATCTTCACGAAAATCTTTGCGATTGAAGAAGAAATTGAGAGAGAACTTCATAAGCAGCGAGTGAAAGAAAACGAAGAAAAAAGACAGCATGAATCCGTTGACTACTCCCCTTTATTACAGGCATCGCAGTTGCGCTCCTAG